Proteins encoded by one window of Nitrospirota bacterium:
- a CDS encoding type II toxin-antitoxin system HicA family toxin — MTPHFPAMTSSEVVAILNKLGFKFLRQSGSSHAIYKRASDGKRTTVPVHPGKILKRKTLKSIIEDTGLTVDEFMQLGHK, encoded by the coding sequence ATGACGCCTCACTTTCCAGCCATGACATCCAGCGAAGTCGTGGCTATACTCAATAAACTCGGTTTTAAATTCCTTCGTCAGTCTGGCTCAAGTCATGCTATTTATAAAAGGGCATCTGATGGAAAGCGGACTACTGTCCCTGTCCATCCTGGCAAAATACTGAAACGGAAAACACTCAAATCTATCATTGAAGATACCGGCCTTACCGTTGATGAATTCATGCAACTGGGTCACAAATAA
- a CDS encoding PIN domain-containing protein, with protein sequence MKKLRSRFTVKPAYRNRSSFLTDTHALLWHFTNSNRISTKAKDIFDKCEEGHCVIFIPSIVIAECLRIFNRKKIAFNFITLFDQIRESENYAIIPLDQRVLLQMTETTEVTELHDKIIVATAQLLDVQLITKDSFLRKLKNIKTIW encoded by the coding sequence TTGAAGAAGCTCAGAAGTCGCTTTACAGTAAAACCGGCATATAGAAACAGATCAAGCTTCCTCACCGATACACATGCCCTGCTATGGCATTTTACCAACAGCAATAGGATAAGCACAAAAGCAAAAGACATTTTTGATAAATGCGAAGAAGGCCATTGTGTTATCTTCATCCCTTCTATTGTCATTGCAGAGTGTTTAAGGATCTTTAATAGAAAGAAAATCGCTTTCAATTTTATAACCTTATTTGATCAGATCAGGGAAAGTGAAAATTATGCCATCATCCCTCTGGATCAAAGAGTCCTCCTTCAGATGACAGAAACCACAGAAGTTACTGAACTCCACGACAAGATTATTGTTGCAACAGCACAGCTCCTGGATGTCCAGCTTATTACGAAAGATTCCTTTCTTAGAAAACTAAAAAACATAAAGACTATATGGTAG